From a single Carassius gibelio isolate Cgi1373 ecotype wild population from Czech Republic chromosome A18, carGib1.2-hapl.c, whole genome shotgun sequence genomic region:
- the LOC127933867 gene encoding protein phosphatase 1 regulatory subunit 15B, with protein MEGSGAERTALRRFGDSGMMLLPWTKQILTVLWEHLRLLVQVICCSLMTVFQMFRFEVHLRITDETGQHIQHMTSGSGDPSDSFLLSSLFENNKNIVVGGSNPLSKFGRDPFDVSSHSRAVLSSLVGDELCCSLVEDLVSHATECLNDTEDLYIGDHSMWKHGYDWTILGGSERKCEENTCTFTTHVSGFSPKEFRKHQKPSGDPDSCSSSTEDVQAPCPVQSVGQFSDSEFSWGSTDSSCFEGEREENDKLWDLLTSSTDPYHPLHFKACLSSAVNEKSKTQVVSKAESPTVSRSTVSTGSDSSKPGSEDEEEEALWRSLSQNDDPYHPLNFRAPLQSSPATPIHDSPSDNTQNKTDRLLKSPRRSKPPLPPRKVARHCCHKLPVETLSVMPWRRHVGLTAVRGNQRKRPPFKKVKFSPIVQVHKMQAWSFAFQASRKGPWEEFARDRDRFRKRISETEKAIGYCLSLSHREKLWACKDSIQKK; from the exons TTTTCCAGATGTTCAGGTTTGAAGTCCATCTGAGAATTACAGACGAGACAGGGCAACACATTCAGCACATGACAAGCGGGTCAGGAGACCCTTCTGACAGTTTCCTGCTCTCGTCCTTgtttgaaaacaacaaaaacatcgtGGTTGGGGGTTCCAATCCACTTTCCAAATTCGGCAGGGACCCTTTTGATGTGAGTTCCCACTCCAGAGCTGTCCTGTCCAGTCTGGTCGGCGATGAACTTTGTTGCTCTTTAGTGGAAGACCTTGTGTCCCATGCAACAGAGTGTCTCAATGACACTGAAGATCTCTATATCGGAGATCACTCCATGTGGAAACATGGATACGACTGGACCATATTAGGAGGATCAGAAAGAAAATGTGAAGAGAACACCTGCACGTTTACTACACATGTGTCCGGGTTTTCTCCAAAGGAGTTCAGGAAGCATCAGAAACCCAGCGGTGATCCTGATTCGTGTAGTTCATCTACTGAGGATGTTCAAGCTCCATGTCCGGTGCAGTCAGTCGGTCAGTTCTCAGACAGTGAGTTCAGCTGGGGAAGCACAGACAGCTCTTGTTTTGAAGGAGAACGAGAGGAGAATGACAAACTCTGGGACCTTCTGACCAGCTCGACGGATCCATATCACCCTCtgcacttcaaggcatgtttgtCCAGTGCGGTTAATGAAAAAAGCAAAACACAGGTGGTTTCAAAAGCTGAGAGTCCCACTGTATCACGGTCCACTGTATCAACAGGCTCCGATTCTTCCAAACCGGgttctgaagatgaagaagaagaggcCTTATGGAGGTCCCTCTCTCAGAATGATGACCCATATCACCCACTGAATTTCAGAGCCCCTCTTCAAAGCTCACCGGCTACACCAATACACGATTCGCCCAGCgacaacacacaaaataaaaccgaTAGACTCTTAAAATCTCCAAGGCGCTCAAAGCCGCCATTACCGCCAAGGAAAGTCGCTCGCCATTGCTGCCACAAATTACCCGTTGAGACATTATCAGTGATGCCATGGAGAAGACATGTTGGTCTGACTGCTGTTCGGGGAAACCAGAGGAAACGTCCCCCTTTTAAGAAG GTGAAGTTTTCTCCCATCGTACAAGTCCACAAGATGCAAGCCTGGTCCTTTGCTTTTCAAGCCTCTCGTAAGGGACCGTGGGAGGAGTTTGCACGGGACAGGGACCGTTTCCGAAAGAGGATCAGTGAAACCGAGAAGGCCATTGGCTATTGTTTAAGTTTGTCACACAGGGAAAAGCTGTGGGCCTGTAAGGACAGCATACAGAAGAAGTAA